TCGCAATCGATCGTATTGGTTCCGGGCTGGCTGTTGTCGGCCTTCCATGCCTGGTAGTCAATCTGCCGTGCGAGGGGGCTGCCTGTCAGCTTGTTGTCGGTTACGACTCCCGCGCAGGGCGCCGCATCCGGCAGGGTCGTTTCGGAGACGGCATCGGCCGAGCAGGGCGTGTAGCCGAGGCTGAGCAGCAGATACCGCACGAGCATCGCTTCGTCTTCGTTGGATAACTTGACCGCGACGCGAGGTCTCGCGGCGGCGTCGCCAACTGGCGCGGCGGTTTCAGAGTTAGCACTCGGCGTCCCGAGGATGTAGGACGCCAGCTCGTCCACCTTGGCCGGCAGACCCACGATCATCTCTCCGAGTTCTTTTTCGGACAGACGCGCATGCGGCATCAGCCGGAATGACTCGACGAGCACATGTGTCGTCCCGCTATGCCCGATGGCTGCAACCTTCACGAGCAGGTTGGCGCTGCGAACAAGGTTGCCCAGGGTTCCGAAGACGACATCGGGCTTGTCGTGGTGAAACTCGATCGCGTGTACGAGCGAGTCCGGCAGCCGCCACTGACGTCCGACGATTCCCCCAATCATGGCATGCGTGTGGCCGGCGTGGAGCTGTTCGAGTTGATGCAGTGGACTATCAGAATGCGCCGCTTCGGCGAGCAGCTGGCCGTATGCTTCGCTGCTATGGTAGAGCATGACGAGCTTTCCAAAGTCGTGTAACAGCCCACAGGTGAAGGCCTCCTCCGCGTACGGCATGCCGGTGCAGGTGGCCACAAAGCGGGCAGCGATGGCGACGGCGACGGAGTGTTTCCAGAATCGGTCGTCGCCTCCGGGCCAGGCCACGCGGGTGGCCGCCTTCAGGCTGCGCATCGCATCAACCATGACGATATTGATCACTACATCTCGCCCCAGCATCACCAGAGCGCGGGAAAGGTCGGTGATCGGCCGGCGAACCCCGTGGCGCGAAGAATTGGAGTGTTTGATGAGCGCGCTGCTCAACGACGCATCTGTCGCGATCACACGCGAGATGGCGCCAAAATCAATGGGCACCTGACGCGCGAGCTTGAGCACTTTGAACGCCAGAAGAGGAGGCGAGGGGATGGCACCGGTAATCGCTTGCATCGGG
Above is a genomic segment from Rhodothermales bacterium containing:
- a CDS encoding HDOD domain-containing protein — its product is MQAITGAIPSPPLLAFKVLKLARQVPIDFGAISRVIATDASLSSALIKHSNSSRHGVRRPITDLSRALVMLGRDVVINIVMVDAMRSLKAATRVAWPGGDDRFWKHSVAVAIAARFVATCTGMPYAEEAFTCGLLHDFGKLVMLYHSSEAYGQLLAEAAHSDSPLHQLEQLHAGHTHAMIGGIVGRQWRLPDSLVHAIEFHHDKPDVVFGTLGNLVRSANLLVKVAAIGHSGTTHVLVESFRLMPHARLSEKELGEMIVGLPAKVDELASYILGTPSANSETAAPVGDAAARPRVAVKLSNEDEAMLVRYLLLSLGYTPCSADAVSETTLPDAAPCAGVVTDNKLTGSPLARQIDYQAWKADNSQPGTNTIDCEALRTWLKEQLAEVVPAAA